In Danaus plexippus chromosome 28, MEX_DaPlex, whole genome shotgun sequence, a genomic segment contains:
- the LOC116776133 gene encoding nucleolar GTP-binding protein 1 has translation MSLYNFKKIAVVPTAKDFIDIILSKTQRKTPTVVHKHYKITRIRAFYMRKVKFTQQNFHDRLSRIIQEFPKLDDVHPFYADLMNVLYDKDHYKLGLGQLNTARHLIDIVAKDYVRLLKFGDSLYRCKQLKRAALGRMATIMKRQAANLTYLEQVRQHLARLPSIDPYTRTIIICGFPNVGKSSFINKITRADVEVQPYAFTTKSLYVGHTDYKYLRWQVIDTPGILDHPLEERNVIEMQAVTALAHLRAAILYVVDISEQCGHSLEEQISLFESIKPLFSNKPLIVVLNKMDVIKPEELAPNKKKLIEDLEARCATDNVVNADTNSELRTVPIMRMSTMTEEGVQEVKIEACERLLGHRVTEKMRTKKVDGILNRLHVSMPSPRDGRSRPPVLPPQVVAKKEKQLQRETRKRKLEREIEVELGDDYVLDLKKNYTDIPEEERYDPIPEFWEGHNIADYIDPEIFEKLAQLEKEEELREQGGMYEAPKIEYDETMREIRQLAVQIRNKKAVLKDESRLVKQSTKPVMPRNTRAREKTRSTKKLRDEMEQLGVDMSDTKSAHFTRTRSRSRSRSLSAPAVKRARTDTSVATTRDKQGVKDLAMQKKAKNMAHVAIAKKTKKMGLKGEADRFIGTKKPKHLYAGKRGVGKTDRR, from the exons tttatataactttaaaaagatAGCTGTGGTCCCCACAGCTAAG gacttcattgatattatattatcaaaaacaCAAAGGAAAACACCAACAGTTGTCCACAAGCACTATAAAATAACCAGGATACGTGCGTTTTATATgagaaaagttaaatttacgCAGCAAAACTTTCACGACAGACTATCGCGGATTATACAG GAGTTTCCGAAATTGGACGACGTCCATCCATTCTACGCTGATTTGATGAATGTTCTATATGACAAAGATCATTACAAGTTGGGTCTCGGACAACTGAATACGGCCAGACATCTCATTGATAT TGTGGCCAAAGATTATGTTCGTCTCCTCAAGTTCGGTGACTCCCTCTATCGATGCAAACAGCTCAAGCGTGCCGCCCTGGGTCGTATGGCCACCATCATGAAACGGCAGGCCGCTAATCTCACCTACTTGGAACAA GTCCGTCAACACTTGGCTCGTCTCCCATCAATAGATCCTTACACGCGTACCATCATCATATGTGGTTTCCCTAACGTCGGAAAATCTAGTTTCATCAACAAG ATAACCCGAGCAGATGTTGAAGTACAGCCGTACGCCTTCACAACAAAGAGTCTGTATGTCGGacatacagattataaatatctcaGATGGCag GTGATTGACACCCCTGGTATTTTGGATCATCCTCTGGAAGAGCGCAATGTGATCGAAATGCAAGCTGTGACAGCCCTGGCACATCTCCGAGCTGCCATATTATATGTTGTGGACATATCGGAGCAATGTGGACACAGTCTGGAAGAACAG atatcTCTATTTGAGAGTATCAAGCCTCTCTTCAGTAACAAGCCACTGATAGTAGTGTTGAACAAGATGGATGTCATAAAACCTGAAGAGTTGGCTCCCAACAAGAAGAAGCTCATCGAGGATTTGGAGGCGAGATGTGCCACAGATAATGTTGTCAA TGCCGACACAAATTCTGAGTTACGCACCGTTCCTATAATGAGGATGTCAACGATGACCGAGGAAGGGGTCCAGGAGGTCAAGATAGAGGCCTGCGAGAGGCTTCTGGGGCACAGAGTCACTGAGAAGATGAGAACTAAGAAG GTGGACGGTATACTGAACCGTCTCCACGTGTCCATGCCGTCACCACGCGACGGACGCTCCCGACCACCTGTCCTACCACCGCAGGTGGTGGCCAAGAAAGAGAAACAACTACAGAGAGAAACAAGGAAACGGAAGCTGGAGAGAGAGATAGAGGTGGAGCTGGGAGACGATTATGTGCTCG acCTCAAGAAGAATTACACGGATATTCCGGAAGAGGAGCGCTATGACCCAATACCAGAGTTCTGGGAGGGACACAACATTGCTGATTACATAGACCCTGAGATATTCGAA AAATTGGCTCAGTTGGAGAAGGAAGAGGAGTTACGGGAACAGGGAGGAATGTATGAAGCTCCCAAGATAGAGTACGACGAGACCATGAGGGAGATAAGACAGCTGGCGGTGCAGATACG TAACAAGAAGGCGGTGCTGAAGGACGAGTCGCGTCTGGTGAAGCAATCCACCAAACCCGTGATGCCCAGAAACACCAGGGCGAGAGAGAAGACGCGCTCCACCAAGAAGCTCCGCGACGAGATGGAACAACTCG GTGTGGACATGTCGGACACCAAGTCCGCTCACTTCACCCGCACCCGCTCCCGCTCCCGCTCCCGCTCGCTGTCCGCTCCGGCTGTTAAGAGAGCGAGGACTGACACCAGTGTGGCCACGACACGGGACAAGCAGGGAGTCAAGGATCTCGCT ATGCAAAAGAAGGCGAAGAACATGGCTCACGTCGCGATCGCCAAGAAAACTAAGAAGATGGGTCTCAAGGGAGAGGCGGATCGCTTCATAGGTACCAAGAAACCCAAACACTTGTACGCCGGCAAGAGAGGCGTCGGCAAGACGGACAGGCGGTGA